cataaatggccagatattacggaaataacggttaagattctacctgtacttcgaaagataaacgaaggttttcagctaccgtacgcatgcacaagggaagaagactcgcgcgtaaagcctgaaccacgcgtgttttttggatttttgtgacgtcagggaaaaaaataaatgctggttttctcccgtttccttcggtgaatttttttaaaacttggctcagttgtaaccacatacagatcctataaaataccctatttttgttaaaatctgtcagagctaatttaatatattgagaataatgacaaattacaggatattggaaaagccgtctgaacaacgctgactttttaacatttcaaaatgtcaggcaacaTCATTTCCatgttgtggcaaaatatgaaaaaaattcaccgaaggaaagttaaaatatcaaggagtctaggccaaaatgaggaaaatatgtgcctgtcattagatgagatgttgccatggtaacggccttaatccaaaaattaacaaccaaaacataaaccttgtttcaacagtatccatactggtaaatctctacgagggataactttaagggaaattgactaagtttcgttttctaactcgcgttctataaggacgatgttcgtaataactctagggagccaccttaagctcgTTTCCAAAACGCAGCACACGCACGATTTctaacgtaaatctatcgtcactagacgccatcttggatctaggtaacctttcacgttgtatatgacccattctagtgtctctttgtagctcgtgcgaattttttgagcaatttaatctatctagtacagtgaTAAGGTAAAAATGGTTATGTGTGTttgtcatggccaccaactttttggaattggctaccactttaaaatatttaggagccaagtggctaccgggaaaaaaagttaattttacgccctgagTAGGACTCTGTTTCGGACTGCAACACCTTGACAACCTCGTCTTGGAACCCTCTCTGGGGCCGGATAGCATTCCTGTAATCTCTCAGTCGTCGCTGACTTGGCAACACAAGAACTTTGCTGTTCCTTAGTTCTTCATAACATGATGGAGACTTTGCAGCCAGTGACAAACAGAATCGGATAATCATGGGATGATATCGCATACCAGTCCCACtgctttttaacaattttttctgCTGCTGCCAAAACAGATTCATGAATGGTGTCATACCTGAACTACAGTCATCAAGTATTGAAGTTAGATCATTACTTAGTTTGTGATCTACCAGGAGTGAAGATTTTGTGATCTCCTGCCTCATTTCCTCCAGCTGGTGCTCTAGCTCAGCACATTTCAGCCGTTGCATCTGCAATGTGAGCTTGAGTCTTTCTGGTGCTGTACTTGCCACAGGTGCCTTGATGTGTGCTGGTTCTGACAGCCTCCTCTGCTTTGCTCTTGCTTTGAGGTCACTAGCATGTGAATATTCCATACAAGCTGTGCagagctgtgatgttgggcTGCAGAGTAAACTACAATCATAAGGTCGCCAGAACTGTTTGTTTGGGAACATGTCTAAACCACGTTCATCGTCACTGTACAAGGGATCCACAATCTTTGGAATGACATGTGGAATTACTTCTTCAGTTAACTCTTTGGGATTCACTCCAGGACAAATATGATGACATTCTATATTTCTTTTTAGATCAGAGACTGTCACATTGTTCACAGACCTTAGACTATTTGTATAGAGTTCATGATCCTCTGGTAAGAACCATCCATAAACTGAAATAGTGTATCCTAGACTGTCATCAATGATCAGTTCATATTCTGGAAGCTGAAAACAATCCTTCATCTTTCGTAAAATAACTCTGTCAATGCGTTCCTCCACTATCCACTCACTGATGGTTTTTAAAGCCTTGATCCTTTTGAACACATCTTTAAGCCCTGTGTAATATTTCCTCTTTTCGATAGAAGTAGGAATATCTTTCACAATTTCCCTGGCTGGTCGCGAACGAGGTTTAGGAGTCTCGTGGCTTTTCTTGGGCATGTTCTCGGTAGGAAGCGCCCCAAATTTAACTTTCTTTTTAGTCATCTTCGCAGATTCAACTGAAAGAAGTCAGAGGAGAAAATAATCAAAACCTCACTTGAAATTAATGGCAAGGACTCCATTAAAAACAGTTGTGGAGTTTGCAAAATCGACAGGAACAGCGTGACATTTGATTTCAAGTTTTTAATACCCGTACGGCTACTTACATATCTCTATCTCGTCAGGTTTGAAGTGTTTCTCGCAAGTAAATACTGTGTCGTTGTCTATCAACTTCTGAAACTCGGCGTCCTTCTCACGGGTCTTCGTAATCTCGCCAAGCCATGCTTCTCTCCAGGTCTTGTGCTCTGGATCTTTCGCAGCAGGCAGCTTGAATATGCCAAGACCTTTCGTTCTCCGGCAAGATCCGCAGCCCCAAACGGCACAATTTTCGCCAGGCATCGCGTAGAACAACTCAGAAGCAAGTCGCCTTTCGAATTTGGTAACTAAACAAGTCcgaaaacaatttaaaacacGCGAAGCTAAAGACTCCCTATATAAACTTCGAAAGCGAACGCCATCTTGAAAACAATGTTGTGCAGGGTCAATGTCACGTGACGTTGAAATTCGTAAACAAAGACATATTTCTTTGAAGTTCGCCgagtttcctaaccagtctcctctactaactatgagcAAAGTAAGTAAGTTTATATATTGTGTTGCGCCAGGTTAGGCACGTTTTTGAAAGCATTCTctaaaggagaaaaagaaagcaggTGAGGTAATAAATGGGTGAAATGTTGAGATGTGTCAAGCCAAAGACACGACAAAAGACGAACAGTAATGTGTGGGTATTTCCCATCATTGTCCTAATCATTTCTTATGTTAAAACTTTTGTCCTGTCTTCTCGCAGTTGATAAATTAGTTCTTTGTTTGCTATAAGATTACTGTTCCCTCAATGGAATCACTTTTAGTCCATATAATGTCAGCAAATCTCCTGCTGCCGTAGTCCATGAATTCATATCGAGTTTCACGCCAACcttatttcaaagaaaacacgTGCCTGGCTTAGCCTCCCTGTCCAAGAATATCTTtatttagtatataccacacaagtgaatagtgcttttggcgcgcgctgattggctagcccggaggtgattatccaagtactattcacctccgagcagccgaagagaaacaaaatggcttcccgtttcgcttcgacttccgaaaagaaaattctttcaatgagcgaggaggaggctgtaccgaaaaacacaaaaatggcaacaaagtatttaatggtaagttatttaatctctccagcctcatattataacgcgaaaaatcaaaatttaatgccttgtttacgaaaactgtcgagcactaaaatcacaatgaaaacaatgaaacatctgatgtttttcagcttttctcaacaacaagaggaattcaactcaaccattgaggaaatgacactgcagcaacttaacaagtgcctgcaaaagttttatttgtcggcaagaaggcgagacggaacattttacaacaaaaaatcgcttaccactattcacctccacttcggtgaataattgttaaataaagagAATTAATTACAATTAGAGTATAGTAACAAAACAGAAATAGAAGCGACGTTAGTTTCATCTTGAATGGTGTCCTTACTGGTAATACAGTTTCTTTGTACTCGCAAGCCACCAGAAACACTTTGAGAATTGCGTGTTGTTAAACACGATTGAGCAGCGGGCACGCCCGATGTAGCAGTTAAAATCAAGAACCAATGTTCCATTGCTTTTGAAGATAATTATTCGCATTTCGAACCATTTGGCATACTCTTTTACTGAAAAAGGGTTCGAAACTAGAATAATTATCTTTCAAACGATGAAGTACTTTGCTGTTGGGCTGAAAATGGTGTGAGAGCTCTCGCCTGTACCAACTTGTTCCTTGATTACAGGTGGTGAGAgtttttcttattcttttaCGTTCAAACTGTTTAAAAGTGCACGTCATTACTggatttcaaaaatttttccAAAAGCACAGTTAACAtgattttgtgcgcgtgcattatttattaatttaattgacgtgtgtatttagttcgttaaataacgtcttcattttactttgcattattttccttactcatatatatgtgttgtccataactgtgctcacattgtgggtggctcctcctgaaattttctgcaattggtataggatttaatggagccgaaaccaattgtagaattgcacacatttcaggcatcctactgatgaacagttgcaattcaaagtggacagaccgcaaacgacagtagttgctaaaaatctatctgaacacagatatattttttagcaactactattatttgcagtctgtccgctttgaatgaCACAGCGCTTACCTTGCACAATGAAATTGACGGAGCAATAACTACCCGATGAACACCAGTTTTATTGAAAATCGACAAGAAGCTACGATTGAAGACTTTATTTTATCATGAATATGATAATTGTGACCTTAGAAAAGATAGGGAGGTACATCATTACGTTTCGTTCGACTTTAATTTCCTTGTGTTTCACTCACATCTAtacgaggaaaaaaattatgaatccAAAATATAAAACTATTAACTATCATAAACTACGTACTTATAAAAACTAATCATGTGCAATCTATTCTAGGATAATTAATGAGTTATCATCATTTGTATAAGTAAGATAATTCCTCTGTTATATTTTAAAACTGACTTGGTCTTGAATGAATACGATACAggtttaaaaaaatacaaaatcaaGGAGTTCGAGAACTAAGTGAACGGAGCAATGTATAGATGTGATGACAGAGGGCCAAACCAATGGTTCTGCACGCCTGGTATTGTTCGCTCCACATTTTGGTAAATTCATTGGCTGGTATCGCTCAAACAACGTTAACGACGCCAAGTGCTCAAATTTGTTGTAGGTTTCAGTATTGGTATTCCTGTAATCAATTGGTGAAAACCGTTTGAATGATCAGTGGGAGCAGGCGTTTTTCGTTGGTTTATTTCAAAAGCGAAAACCACTCTGAGCTGAGGCACCAGATCCACTTCACTAAACCCATTCCTGTAATTTCATTGACGAAGAAAAAGAACAGCCACTCGTGGAGGTTTAATGCATTTCTTTTTATGCGTTTAAGTCTTCCAAGTTTGCATACATTGCATTGTCGTATATATGCATGTTGAGCAacctctgcaaaacaaaaaaaaaagaatggcaTGACTTCAAGATCTTATTTGCTTCAGTTTGTACCGTTACTCGGCAACAAAATTATGACATTATGATCTAACAACAATCGAAGAAAAAAGTATATGATCCTCTTATAATATACATCGCACTCAGGCTACTGAGTTTCTTCCGGAGTTAACATTAAAATCTCACCTTGTGCTGGTTTTCCATTTGTTTCAGTTGTTGCGTTAAATCAGCGAATGATGGCCTGATTTCAGGTTCACTTTGCCAACAATTCATCATGATTTGATACCTTAGGAGAACAAACAAGTTATAGATTTAGCTGTCTCTGCCCTTCTCTCTcttgtcgtcatcatcgtcaacGTCACCATCCCATTCAGACGTTGGTGTTACAACATGACTCTTTCTCTCTGCTTCATTTGAGGTGACCTTGATCTCGTCTAACACTGACAAATTACATTTCAGGACTTATATCggtaattaaaatataaaaCCAGCGACGTGATCAAAACATTGCATTAACTATAAGTTTGGAATGTGGTAAGTCACCGTAGGAAGCATGCCACCCCCTCAACTAATGCTCGTGAGAGAAAGGAGATCTGTGGAACGACGGCTCAGACCATGATCAAGCACTTCGGTTTGAAAGGTCATATCAAATAGATTTTTTCACGTTTTCTCATTGAAAACATTGTTTCGTACCCTGATAACCAGATCTCCTTCGGCCAAGACGATAGAAAATCTGAGAAACGCATTAGGGGAACGAGATTAACAAAGAACTACCTTTCTGGTATGAATAGTGTTGTTTAAGCTACGATTTACTTGAAACAAAAACCCGAGAAAAATTTCCAAGAAAATAATCAAACAGGTTTTCGACTAACAATTTATTGTCCACGTGCTCTGGTTTCTGCATCCTGTGGCCTTCTTGAAGGAAATTGACAACTTTGCTGCCATCCATGCGTGGATATGGCGAACCACCTAAACTCAAAAATCGAGTCAAAATAGAACTTCTAGCAATGCTGGTTATCTGATGATCGagagctcgaggaaaactgcaTTTCATACAATAAAAGTTACTAAATTAAAACGGCTACATTCAGGAAAGACAattaaaggagaaaaagaaaatcgtCTGATTTCGTTTTCAATACATTTTGCTGAAAAGCGAGAAATTCTGTAGCTTTTTTAGATCTCTGCTTCTATTGGTCCCTTTATATATGATCTGTAGCTTATATTGTTCTCAATTTTACGGGTATTGTTTGCGTCGTACCGATCACTGTTTTGTTCCCCAATCACAGACCGTACCACAAGAGGAACAGTCTCTCTTAAAACCCCTCCCTTGATTGGTATTTCATGTATGCAACATTATTGTTCCCCTCTACTTACTACGATGTGGGTAATTCAGATGTCTCAGGTTGTCTTATATCAACCCTTTCAGTGTATGATGAAAGACTTGAGCAGTGGAAACAAGATATTCAAAGGGAAATCCCAACACTCGCCCTATTTCTCCACAGGAAAAATGTTTGTTGGTTTCAGGAAGTCAACGGTAAACTTGGTTTCAAAAAGAGTAGAAAACAATTACAAGCTCAGATTCTCACCAAtagtaaatatttcataaaGAACAACTCCATAACTCCATCtgttgaaaaaggaaaagttaTCGATTGCAGGAAGTCAAATGTAACTTCGGCTAAGTATAATTACAGCCGGCAGGAAAAATTACACAGTTTCTCATCAgtggttttcaaaattttctctaCTTCTACTCGTTCCTCTTCCACACTTTTGCATCAAGAAAAATGATCCACTGATAACACTGGTAACCCAAACTCTGGTTTTCGTCTTTCAGAAGGGAACTTGTGCAGCAAAATGCTAATCCCTACGAAATACTAAGcatgtcttaaaaaaaaaaagaagaagaacttaTATTGGATTTATCAGTTTTTTACCTTCTCACACTCAGCTAGTGTTATTCGGTTCACTATTTGCATGGATATTAATTGCACTGCTAGAGGAAGGTATTTTCACAAGGCGCAAGGAGATACTGACACATCACTATTTGTTGTGTATTGTCCGTACAACAAAGCTTCAtatgctgtccacttcactggcaGCCGACCCTGTTCGTAAACGAAATTCAGAGAGAATGCCATCAGCAGTGCTGGGTTTTAAGAGACGTTTATTTTTGCCTAATACCACACAGTAAATAGCATTATTACACGTACCACGAaaatttcattccgtaaagctcatttgtagaaatctattccctatattttcacatgtgaaaaaagcctatacagccaatcagaatggcgtatagctgttttcacatgtggacgtataaccaatcaacgatagcgtaaaggcctttgctagccaatcagaatcgtgcatcgtttacattcaaatagcgtttcagattttggcggcttttttaccagcgcctccttcaaattttcctgcgaaggcggaggaaaactctagatttgtgtcagttgctTTCttcccagacgtgtttgtatggcattaagaaaacaagaacacatcgagcaaatcacagagagatgtctcactGCTCAAATAAAaattagtttcaaggaacgagctgagagaaattcaaaatattggagcaagagatgtcaacgtgtttatcgccaattttctgctccaagtgtaTGAGTTTTTGTTCGtgcctcgctcgttcgggtttttgacacaaacaactcgtgcatacaACCCCGtgcgccgcactttctatgacgtaaactatatttaTTGTGCGACTGACTGTTGAGGTACCTTCGTCTTTCGTTCATAGATATTTTCCTCTTGTACATCTCTGGCCATTCCAAAGTCTGTTATTTTACAGGTTTCTCTTCCTCCAACCAAAACATTACGAGCAGCAAGATCCCGGTGAATAACCTAAAATGAAGAACATGACTCAGGTGGAGAACTAACTTACAAAAAATATCCCAGGTAGACAGAGAACCACTGAAAATGTTCATAAGTATGCCGCCTTTAGTGCATGTTTCTTCACAATTGCTTTCTGTCCATTAAATGCTGGGACATTTCAGAAGGATACGGCACGGTGATTAAAGTTAGCACTTCAGCTGCCTTACACAGgtgtttttttccttgcttCTATTATTTTCTCAAGTGTTACCAGTTATCCAAGACTAAAACGTATTTATAGACACACCGCTCATTTGAaaacataaatttttttttaaagtaaccATGACTTGCCTTTCTCAGTGATAAGTAACTCATTCCATCAGCAATTTGCCAAGCAAATTTCATCAGCTGTTGTGACGTCAGATGGGATTTGGGTTTGATATCCGGGTCTTTGTAGTAAGTATCATTCAATCCACGGCTCTTCCTCAGGTAACCAAGGAGATCACCATACGGGACATACTCGATCAACACCAACATGGGCTCTACATACAATACATTTAAAATAGAGGAATTCGTGTTTATTTTATCAACAAATCGAGTCTGTGACTGAAAGTTAAGCAGGTCTCCACGCAGGATTGTACTTCCGTACTCAGTTTCATGCCTCAATCCACATTTTTATGGAAGCGTGGTTTGCAACTAGAAACGGTCGCTAAAGTCTCGTCAGCTCAAGTCTATTAGCCTGGGATGAATATGGGGAAAGCCTTTGTTGATTATACATTGGCCGTCTTAGAAAGATCTCCATTTACCAGATTCAGTGACACATCCCAGCAGTTTGATGACATGTGGATGTGGTTTGAGTGTcttcatcagctccagttctgaTTTCAAGTCTCGCTTGTCTGATTCAGGAGCATTCGCTTCAATAAAGACAATGAAAAGGAAGCTTTTAATTCCTACAGGATGGAAAACGCTTCGCCAATAAAACTGATACTCTGATTctggaaaatatttcaaaagaaaactaGGGACAATGAATATTATCCTCAACCAACAAAATCCAAATACACTAGGTTATAGTTCTCACAGTTCGGAAAATAAGTTGCCCCATGAGTATAGGGCTTAGTTCTCAAAGAAACTTGGTGCCATTCGTCACTGGGGGAGAGAAACACAGAAATTAAAGTACCGAATTGTCACCCACATCAACGCGCTTGCTTGCCACATTTTCCTGACCCATAAATAACCTACTAAAACAGTACTGAAGTGTACACCttctgaaaaaaggaaaaaatacgCGCAGCTTTAAAGAACTTACAACTCCAAATATTTTACAGCTCGATAAGGCTATCAAGGTGGCTTGTGTTTCTAAAACATTATTTCAGCATCTTACTGAGCCAGAAAAATAACTACTGGTAGATACCTTTTATCATCTTAATGGCAACATTTCCTGTGCCAGACCTGAACGATAGGTTCTTTGCCGTTCCCTTGGCAACCTGACCAAAAGCCcctttaccaatgatcttttCTACTATCACATCCTCTCTTGCTACTTCCCAAGAGCGTGTCCTCAAATCAAGTGGTGCATATTCATTGTGGGGTGCATCAGAATCCATCTTAGAATGCTGAGTTACCTCTTGTAAGTTCACATATGTAGGTTTAGAAATGCTGCTTTCTGGTGCATCTTCAGCCTGGAAAAGAATCATGCACACAGCCCTTTCAAAATATCAAT
Above is a genomic segment from Acropora muricata isolate sample 2 chromosome 1, ASM3666990v1, whole genome shotgun sequence containing:
- the LOC136910039 gene encoding fibroblast growth factor receptor 3-like isoform X2 — its product is MTISSDRNVTAPAKLTLNCSADGKPEPTITWTRVLDNTVVTMPLNIIGEKDIESYRCTAANGIGKPLSKDVFVNVLVPPMVKLPSKAFVGREQTASLICEVEGNPTPIISWSPCYEQSVVCDGQYLNISSVQTARANYTCTARNAVGVDSATTLLLIGGKNIYLRLSVSEECDNKDFVWGMLQKELDKVFTNTQGYSGAELVHVGCGSLIFDVVLKFSTKVAEDDTISFLQSAIVDGKLGELSMNVSPIIGIPPVEQSTFAAAAPSTSPKSDDDSSFNSIVVGVSIGVGVLIAVVFGLVILWVLMKRNSRKENTKVNYEMTPKERTEEYEISPGRLVKAEDAPESSISKPTYVNLQEVTQHSKMDSDAPHNEYAPLDLRTRSWEVAREDVIVEKIIGKGAFGQVAKGTAKNLSFRSGTGNVAIKMIKANAPESDKRDLKSELELMKTLKPHPHVIKLLGCVTESEPMLVLIEYVPYGDLLGYLRKSRGLNDTYYKDPDIKPKSHLTSQQLMKFAWQIADGMSYLSLRKVIHRDLAARNVLVGGRETCKITDFGMARDVQEENIYERKTKGRLPVKWTAYEALLYGQYTTNSDVWSYGVVLYEIFTIGGSPYPRMDGSKVVNFLQEGHRMQKPEHVDNKLYQIMMNCWQSEPEIRPSFADLTQQLKQMENQHKRLLNMHIYDNAMYANLEDLNA